A stretch of DNA from Rheinheimera sp. MMS21-TC3:
AGCTCTGTACTGTAGGGTAAATTCCTAACCAGCTAATAGTTGGTGTATTTAACTGATTAATTGCAATAACACCGGCTTCTTGTAATGCTGCAATCCCTTTGCCTGTCATAACAAAAGCTAGCACTATCATTAACAATGCTGTTGAACCAAAAAAAGCTTTTAACGGTAATTTTAAAGCAAATTTAAATAAGCCTATCCCTAAGATTGCCAGTAAGCCTAGTGCAGCAATAATACCTAATATAAAGCTCATTTGATGGGCAGCACCACCTTGCAACCATAAAGATTGATAAAATAAAATTGTTTCAAAAATCTCACGGTATACCGCTAGAAAAACTACTGTGCCTAAACCAAAATAAGCGCCAGTTTTTAAAGCCTTACCTACCTGAGTATTTATAAACTGCTGCCATTGCTCATTAGACGTTTTACTGTGCATCCAAAAGCCCATATAGAATAATATAGCGGCGGCTATTAGTGCCGTATAGCCTTCTGTCATTTCACGCGATGCACCTGAAATAGTAATAACATAACTTGCAATAAACCAAGTAAGTCCACCTAAAGCTAAAGCCGATATCCAACCATAATGTACTGAACGCTTTAAAGCTGGTTGCTCCGTTTTAACTGCTACCGAATAAATTGCAGCTACAACTAATAAGGCCTCTAAACCCTCTCGCAATAAAATGAGTAAGGCGAGTAAAAACACATTACCAGACGCCAAGTTGCTATTATCTAAAGCAGCTTCTGCTTGGCTTAACAGCTGTTGTATTGCCTGAATTTCAAGTGTTAACTCACTTAACCCTGCTTGTTGTTTAATATGTTGCCGTAAACCCAGCATTTTATTTTCGATTTGATCTTTTAAAGTAAGATCAACAGCAGCAAGATTATTTTCAATTAACTCAAAACCATCTAAATATGCAGCAACTGCCAAATTATAAGCTTGGTCGTACTGCTTCTGTTCAAGTTGAGGAATAATTAAAGATAAAGTGTCATTAGCCACTTGTAATGGATCCGTATTTTTAGCTGAAAAAAAGCGCTCTGGCTGCTGACGAAATACTGCCATTAACGCCTCGCCTTGTTCAGCATATTGCTGCTTTACATCTTGCGGGGTTGAAGTCAGCAACATTTGGATGTTGTTGCGTGTTATTAAGCTAGTAGGTGTGTTGCTAAGCTCCACTTGTTCACTCGCTATTGCCCCTACATAAAAAGCCATGTCCCAGCGACTTTGCTCATCTAAGTAGCTAAAGGATGTCATAGCCGTTTCTTCAACACCTAAAGTAATGGTATTAAATAAGCCAAAGATACTCCGAGCTTCATAGCGTTCAAACTCATGAAAGTTTGTTGGCTCAGGATCTAGGCCTTTAGCTGCAAGGCCATCTCCCTGTGCATTAGCGCCATGACAAGCTGCACAATAACTTTGATATAAAGCTTGGCCACGCTGTAAGTCGGGTATCTTTGCTGGTAAGGCAACTTGTGGCATTGCTGCAATTATAGTTTGTCGCATCTTGGCAGTTAATTGTTGAATATCTGCCGGCTCAGCTTTATTTTTAATAAGCTGTTGCAATAACTCGCTTTGCTGTAGCAAAGCTGCATTTCCATCGGGTAGCTGTGGTGGTATTAAACTGGCAAACTCAACCATTTCAGCATATTCTGCAGCATTAATAATCTGCCCTTCTGCAACAGCACTTTTATAGTCTGCACCTATATATTCAATAAACTGAATTAGTTTATCTGAAGCCTGTAATGGCATGGCGAACAGAATCATTAATAAAACAAGTAATATCTTTTTCATTCAAAACTCATTAAAAAAAACACAATAAGAATGATTCTCATTATACATAAGGAGCACGAAATTTGGCCATAATTAAAACAGTTTTTAGCAAAAATTTTAATAAAATTAGAATTTCTGGCTAATAAAGCGACATAAAGTTATTGAATTTGCACCTAATGAATTTTTCAGTTTATGCTAGCTAAGTGTTTAACGGAGATTACTTATGATTCAGCTAAGTTATTTTGAACCTGAAACGGCACTTTGGCAGCATGGTGATATTTCGCTATTACCAAAGCAACTTCCTGCTGATGCGCGGTTATGGATAGATTTAAATAATGCTACTGCAGAAGAGCAACAAGTGGTACTACAACGTTTTGGTATTTTAGCCACCTTAACTGAAGACTTTAGCCGAGAGCGCCATCCACCAAAATGTGAAGGTCAAACTGATTTTACTTTATTAGTTCTGCGCGGTTATGCTGATACTGACTTCAGTGAATATACTGCCAGTGTGCAAATTAACTTACTTTATTCTAAGCAAGTATTAATTAGTAAATTGACTAGCCATAACGCCAGCTTACTAGAGCAGTTTAAACCTAAAATAGCTCAGGGAATTAGCGCTAATATTGCCGATTGGATAAAACAGATCATTTTAATTACCTCCAGCAGCTATTTAGAAAAACTAATAACTTTTGAAGATGAATTAAGCGATTTAGAAGATGCCATGCTGCAAAGTGGCAATGATGATTTAATGGCCTTAATAATGCGTTATCGATCGGTGTTACGGAAAATAAACCGAAACTTAGCCTATCAAAAAGATATATTCTCTGAAGTCTTCGATGAGCAGCAAAATCCTTTGTTACGCCATTTTGATGCCACTGAGCTGCGTGACTTTTATGAAAAGTTTGAACGTTCACATAGCATGACAGATATGTATTATGACCAGCTTAGTGATTTAGTCGATAGCTATTTATCAACTACATCACACCAAATAAACGAGCGAATGAAAGTGTTAACTATTGTCAGCACTATTTTTATCCCCTTAACCTTTATTGCCGGCATTTACGGCATGAACTTTGTGAACATGCCTGAATTAGCCATGACAAATGGTTATTTTATCGTTATGGCCGCCATGGCTGTCGGTGGTATTTTTGGCCTAGCTTGGTTCAAGTTTCGCGGCTGGTGGTAAAGTTTACGCTCATTAATATTGAAATAACTTTATTTAAAATTAGGGATCCCTTTATATGGCTGATAGCCAACAACTTGATATAGATGAAATTGTTAGAGATAGCTTTAATATCGAGGATGCTATTCAACTAACAGATAAACTGGGGCAATTAGAGCCTGAAGAGGTTGCATTAGCACTTGAAGCAATGCCACTAGAGCAACGTGTTAGTGCTTGACTTAGTTTACCCCCTACTGAACAAATAGCCGCTCTTACTTATATGCGGGTTGATGCTCGTGATAACGTTTTTAAACAACTAAGTGAACAACAATTAAAAACCTTAGTTGAAGAGATGGATGTTGATGATTTAATTGAATTACTAGATGAGCTGCCCACTGCTATTTATGACTATGCTTGCTCTAGAGTCGATGTTAGCCAACGTCGCTGGTTAGATACGGCCTTAACTTATGATGATGAGCAATGTGGTCGTTTTGCAGACCATAATATGTTAATTATTAATAAAAATGCCAAAGTACGAGATGCATTAAGACTGTTTAGCCAGCTAGCTTTAGACACTGAATATCACGAAGCTTTATTTGTGGTTGATCGCCATGGTTGCTATGTTGGTTTAGTCCATGCGACTCAACTTTTAAGCTTAAACGAACACCAAGCTATTGAAGGAATTATTGACCTTGCTGCACCTTGGATTGAGGGTGAGATAGCACTAGAGCAAGCATCTGACATAGTATCTCGCTCTGGTTATAATGCGCTTGCTGTCGTAGATAAGGGTAATAAGTTACTTGGCCGGCTCTCTATCAGTAAAGCCTTTGATATAGTGCGGCGCAACCTTGAAAGTCAGTTTATGCACACGGCAGGTTTAGATGAAGAAGAAGATTTATTTTCGCCTGTCTTTGCAAGTTCTAAGCGCCGAGCATTATGGTTAGGGATTAATCTACTTACCGCCTTTCTTGCGGCATGGACTATTGGCTTATTTTCAGCCACCTTACATCAAGTAGTAGCACTTGCAGTGTTAATGCCTATTGTTGCTAGCATGGGCGGTATAGCCGGCAGCCAAACATTAACCTTGATTATTCGCGGTTTAGCCATGGAGCAAATAACACCTAGCACTTATATGACCCTACTGCGAAAAGAGCTTGGCGTAGGCAGCCTAAATGGTATTTTATGGGCTCTAGTTATTGCCTTAGTCACTTACTTTTGGTTTGGCGACTGGATGATTGGCAGCATTATTGGCTTGGCTATAGTGATCAATATTATTATAGCGGCTATTTTTGGCGTCATGATCCCAATTTGGCTGAAGAAGTTAAAAATTGATCCTGCATTATCTGGCTCTGTCATTTTAACGACTGTTACAGATGTTATTGGCTTTTTTGCTTTTTTAGGCTTAGGCTCTTTATTTTTACTCAACTAAAACTATTAATCTTTACGTCTAACTACATTATAATGCTGTAGCTCGGGTAAGCGCTGCTGCAGCTTTTGTTCTATTTTTTCAATCTCTTGCATGCGCTGACAAAACAATTCAGATTTTTGTTCTAATTCCACAGCTTTTGCATCTAAGCTTAAACTAAGCTTTTCTACCATTTCCCCTACAGATTGCCAGTCTTGGTTTTCACTGCGTTCAAAATTACTATCTGAATGACGCAATGCATCACGTAAGGCGCCCCATACCGCACCTACAGTGCGCCTAGCTAAGTTATCAAGTTGTGGCTTAAGTTCGCCATGTAAAAAATAATCAAGCTCATTAAGGCTTTGTGGAGCTAAATAAAAGTGATCATTAGAACGGACAAATCGTGACATCCACTGAAACGTCGTCTCGCGGACCAAAGCTCGCCATTCCGCTTGTTGCGACTCACTACCTAAACCGCTAAACATAGCTTCTATGCTAGACATCCCCAGCTCTACACCATCGACAGCTATACTGACAATCTCAGGAACAAAACGACGTAAACCTTGGCTATATTGTTTCAATAAAACGGTCTCTTCAGGACCTAGCGCTAACCATTCGCCACGGATAAAGAGTTGTTTATTCGCATTTATTTGGACATGAGTGCGGTTATTTTGCAAAATACGAATATGATCAGGTGCAATTAAAATGCCATGGGCAAAAACCATATTGCACTCAGCTGCAGCTAGGCAGGTAGAAAAAAACATTAGTAGTATTGTTAGCAAACGGTTCAACACAACTCACCCAGAATAATTAGATGGGTTAAGCTTAAAGCTAACAGAGCAAAAAAGCATCACCACACAGCGCAACTTAAATACCACTTAACTATTACCTGTTAGTGCCAGCTTAAAAGTAAGGCTCAACCATGGCTTGGCCATCAACTAATAAAATTTTACTAGGGCCGTACTCACGCCTAGTGCGAAACTGCTCTGTACCTAAATGCACTTCAACAGCAGAAAACAATTGATTTTTAGCAATCACAATTGCTTTATCTAAAATAGCTTTACGTTGCGTTTCTAACATTCTGACCTTTTCAACTAATAAGAATGCTTTATCTCGTTGAGAATTAAATTCTTGCTCTATTTCAAGACAGCGTTGATCAATTTGCTCGCTACCTTTAACTTTTTTCAAACCTTCTAGTTGCTCTTTTTTTTGTACCATCTGAGATTTTAGCGTAGTTATTTCATTTCGTAATATTTGCTGCTGCTCGGCAATAGGATCGACTAATCTATTAACTTTAATTAAAATATGACTACTAGATGCAGCCCCTAGGCAACCTGTATGCAATGACTGGTCCAAATAAAAGTCACCGCCTATTACCTTGCCATTAGGGTTTTCTTCGGGCCCAGCATAAACATTAGCGGCACTCACTGAACAATGCATCATTTGCTTATTTACATAAAAGTTACCACCACAGCTAATTTTTACGTATTGAGCCAAATTAGCCTGAATATCACCTTTAGCTTTTAACTCAGTGCTATACAGAATGGTATCGTCATTAGTAGGAATTTGGTGGCCTATTATAGAGCTGTTAATTTTAATATCCCCACCCGCCTCTATCAGTGTACCTTCGACAAAACCTTTAACAAAGACATTGCCTCCAGCTATCACTTTCATACCCTCAGTTACATCACCTGTGATAACGACTGAGCCTCGAAATATAATATGTCCGGTGCTAAGATCCACATTTTTAACGGTAAAAACCTCATCTACCGTGGCACCTGCTTCAATCA
This window harbors:
- a CDS encoding cytochrome c/FTR1 family iron permease — encoded protein: MKKILLVLLMILFAMPLQASDKLIQFIEYIGADYKSAVAEGQIINAAEYAEMVEFASLIPPQLPDGNAALLQQSELLQQLIKNKAEPADIQQLTAKMRQTIIAAMPQVALPAKIPDLQRGQALYQSYCAACHGANAQGDGLAAKGLDPEPTNFHEFERYEARSIFGLFNTITLGVEETAMTSFSYLDEQSRWDMAFYVGAIASEQVELSNTPTSLITRNNIQMLLTSTPQDVKQQYAEQGEALMAVFRQQPERFFSAKNTDPLQVANDTLSLIIPQLEQKQYDQAYNLAVAAYLDGFELIENNLAAVDLTLKDQIENKMLGLRQHIKQQAGLSELTLEIQAIQQLLSQAEAALDNSNLASGNVFLLALLILLREGLEALLVVAAIYSVAVKTEQPALKRSVHYGWISALALGGLTWFIASYVITISGASREMTEGYTALIAAAILFYMGFWMHSKTSNEQWQQFINTQVGKALKTGAYFGLGTVVFLAVYREIFETILFYQSLWLQGGAAHQMSFILGIIAALGLLAILGIGLFKFALKLPLKAFFGSTALLMIVLAFVMTGKGIAALQEAGVIAINQLNTPTISWLGIYPTVQSLAAQLILLVLATVILLNQRKQKTLA
- a CDS encoding magnesium transporter CorA family protein — protein: MIQLSYFEPETALWQHGDISLLPKQLPADARLWIDLNNATAEEQQVVLQRFGILATLTEDFSRERHPPKCEGQTDFTLLVLRGYADTDFSEYTASVQINLLYSKQVLISKLTSHNASLLEQFKPKIAQGISANIADWIKQIILITSSSYLEKLITFEDELSDLEDAMLQSGNDDLMALIMRYRSVLRKINRNLAYQKDIFSEVFDEQQNPLLRHFDATELRDFYEKFERSHSMTDMYYDQLSDLVDSYLSTTSHQINERMKVLTIVSTIFIPLTFIAGIYGMNFVNMPELAMTNGYFIVMAAMAVGGIFGLAWFKFRGWW
- a CDS encoding magnesium transporter, whose amino-acid sequence is MLIINKNAKVRDALRLFSQLALDTEYHEALFVVDRHGCYVGLVHATQLLSLNEHQAIEGIIDLAAPWIEGEIALEQASDIVSRSGYNALAVVDKGNKLLGRLSISKAFDIVRRNLESQFMHTAGLDEEEDLFSPVFASSKRRALWLGINLLTAFLAAWTIGLFSATLHQVVALAVLMPIVASMGGIAGSQTLTLIIRGLAMEQITPSTYMTLLRKELGVGSLNGILWALVIALVTYFWFGDWMIGSIIGLAIVINIIIAAIFGVMIPIWLKKLKIDPALSGSVILTTVTDVIGFFAFLGLGSLFLLN
- a CDS encoding DUF2884 family protein, which encodes MNRLLTILLMFFSTCLAAAECNMVFAHGILIAPDHIRILQNNRTHVQINANKQLFIRGEWLALGPEETVLLKQYSQGLRRFVPEIVSIAVDGVELGMSSIEAMFSGLGSESQQAEWRALVRETTFQWMSRFVRSNDHFYLAPQSLNELDYFLHGELKPQLDNLARRTVGAVWGALRDALRHSDSNFERSENQDWQSVGEMVEKLSLSLDAKAVELEQKSELFCQRMQEIEKIEQKLQQRLPELQHYNVVRRKD
- a CDS encoding FapA family protein gives rise to the protein MQFTEHSQTIKITVPVTSEPLSGNDIETQLNEAGYGRCRLLSDQLTNLLHEYHTLQQKIKQSPQADAELNYIIAKKIDAEVSFEIAEDEMSASATITCAWGGQSISANMLVKAAQASGIVFGFSKENIIKLVTHASKADPGAKIKLTIAKGRPVEHGLNSRFEAKIPAMESRRNKPVIESNEKADLRNFGEIPAVTQNDVVMQRHPPTPGVDGMTVLGTVLTALSGQLIEWNIGEGTEVSPTDKDLLIAARDGLPRVIEAGATVDEVFTVKNVDLSTGHIIFRGSVVITGDVTEGMKVIAGGNVFVKGFVEGTLIEAGGDIKINSSIIGHQIPTNDDTILYSTELKAKGDIQANLAQYVKISCGGNFYVNKQMMHCSVSAANVYAGPEENPNGKVIGGDFYLDQSLHTGCLGAASSSHILIKVNRLVDPIAEQQQILRNEITTLKSQMVQKKEQLEGLKKVKGSEQIDQRCLEIEQEFNSQRDKAFLLVEKVRMLETQRKAILDKAIVIAKNQLFSAVEVHLGTEQFRTRREYGPSKILLVDGQAMVEPYF